A window from Nitrospinota bacterium encodes these proteins:
- a CDS encoding HlyC/CorC family transporter, which translates to MDESLTFRWVLLPVLLSASAFFSGSEVAFFSLTRLQVEKLGRERGLMGERVAALLSDPQKLLVTLYIANELVNVAISSVMTFLALELFGDAGVALALGAGVFALLVFGEITPKTFAHYSNEKWALLSSVPLTVFMWVISPVQIVVTWLAAGIASWFGGKASSASSMLTEDEIKTLMEKSANEGVIDEGEREMIRSVFDLGDLTVREVMTPRTEILALDVSTPLVEAWGKMAESSFARAPVFHGAIDNIEGVLFKKDLLKLSHPPDPAVTLKSLLREPFIVPETMTINELLREFKKRKSHMAVAMDEYGGVQGVITLDDIISELIGVNPSQIREQGHDVKRAGADTYIIQASMPLEDFSERFNTNLEHEELETIGGYVFHLFGRVPATGESVEAEGLTFTVERLKGRRITELRMKAPGHNGGHEGEE; encoded by the coding sequence ATGGACGAATCCTTGACTTTCCGTTGGGTGCTTTTGCCCGTGCTGTTGTCGGCCTCCGCCTTTTTTTCCGGCAGCGAGGTGGCGTTCTTTTCGCTGACGCGGCTGCAGGTGGAAAAGCTCGGCAGGGAGCGCGGATTGATGGGGGAGCGCGTGGCCGCTCTCCTTTCCGATCCGCAAAAACTGCTTGTCACCCTTTACATCGCCAACGAGCTTGTGAACGTGGCCATATCGTCGGTCATGACTTTCCTTGCCCTGGAGCTTTTCGGCGACGCAGGGGTGGCCCTGGCGCTGGGAGCGGGGGTGTTTGCCCTGCTGGTGTTCGGCGAAATCACCCCCAAGACTTTCGCTCATTACAGCAATGAAAAGTGGGCGCTGCTGTCATCGGTCCCGCTCACGGTGTTCATGTGGGTGATTTCCCCCGTCCAGATAGTGGTGACGTGGCTGGCGGCGGGAATAGCAAGCTGGTTCGGAGGCAAGGCATCCTCGGCCAGCTCCATGCTCACGGAAGACGAGATCAAGACCCTCATGGAGAAAAGCGCCAACGAGGGAGTGATAGACGAAGGGGAGCGGGAGATGATCCGCTCCGTGTTCGATCTGGGCGACCTGACGGTGCGGGAGGTGATGACCCCCAGGACTGAAATACTGGCCCTGGACGTCTCCACGCCGCTTGTGGAGGCGTGGGGGAAAATGGCGGAGTCCAGCTTTGCCCGCGCCCCTGTGTTCCACGGCGCCATAGACAATATCGAGGGGGTGCTTTTCAAAAAGGACCTGCTCAAGCTGTCACACCCGCCAGATCCGGCCGTGACGCTCAAGAGCCTGCTTCGCGAACCGTTCATAGTGCCGGAGACGATGACGATAAACGAACTGCTGCGCGAGTTTAAGAAGCGCAAGAGCCACATGGCCGTGGCCATGGACGAGTATGGCGGCGTGCAGGGGGTGATCACACTGGACGACATAATAAGCGAATTGATCGGCGTAAATCCCAGCCAGATCCGCGAGCAGGGGCATGATGTAAAAAGGGCGGGAGCGGACACCTATATCATACAGGCCTCGATGCCGCTGGAGGATTTCAGCGAGCGGTTCAACACCAACCTGGAGCATGAAGAGCTTGAGACCATCGGCGGTTACGTGTTCCATCTGTTCGGGCGCGTTCCTGCGACCGGGGAAAGCGTGGAGGCCGAGGGGCTGACTTTCACCGTGGAGCGCCTGAAAGGGCGCAGGATAACGGAGCTTCGGATGAAAGCGCCGGGCCATAATGGCGGGCATGAGGGGGAAGAGTGA
- a CDS encoding insulinase family protein, with protein MRQITRGLVLALTIQVLGGCYPTLAKIQPEPTKSSVDRFYLLDYKPIKTDVPKTKVVTLSNGMRVHLMPDKELPIVNVMAMAKTGSIWDPAGTTGLAALTGAVWRSGGAASMPADALDEKLESMAASVETGIADEAGRASLSVMSKDLKEGLAIFADVLRRPRFDNDRLELARARMLDGIRRENDEPTGIGDRELSKLIYKGSPYGARPTMESVKSITRRDVVEFYKNSVRPSSVIMGVTGDFDEKDLMSTLEKLFGDWQGEPANLRATPKAADDHERRLYLAAKKLPQAVIRAGHLGLKRTDPDYQAVRVMDEILGGSGFASRLMQKVRTDKGLAYSVWSYNMGGRWENGSFTMGAETKTQSAGEVLSIFMDEVSKMRTGKVDPMELKAAKDSLINSFVFIFDTPGRILEQRMIIDYYGMPADYLETFREKVMKVTADDVLEAAKNHLRPDELKIVVVGDPAGLEKQLAGFGKVERISLREYPSRD; from the coding sequence ATGAGACAGATTACGCGAGGGCTGGTTCTCGCATTGACAATACAGGTACTCGGCGGGTGTTATCCCACGCTTGCAAAGATACAGCCGGAGCCTACCAAATCGTCGGTGGACAGGTTTTACCTGCTCGATTACAAACCGATCAAGACCGATGTCCCCAAAACTAAAGTCGTCACCCTTTCCAACGGGATGCGTGTTCACCTTATGCCGGACAAGGAGCTGCCGATAGTAAACGTGATGGCCATGGCTAAAACCGGCTCCATTTGGGATCCGGCCGGGACGACAGGCCTTGCGGCGCTAACGGGGGCGGTGTGGAGGTCCGGCGGGGCGGCGTCCATGCCTGCGGACGCGCTGGACGAAAAGCTTGAAAGCATGGCCGCCTCCGTGGAGACCGGCATTGCGGACGAAGCTGGCAGGGCGTCGCTTTCGGTGATGAGCAAGGACTTAAAAGAAGGGCTGGCGATATTCGCCGATGTCCTTCGCAGGCCGAGGTTCGACAACGACAGGCTGGAACTGGCCCGGGCGCGGATGCTCGACGGTATCCGCCGCGAGAACGACGAGCCCACCGGGATAGGCGACAGGGAGCTTTCAAAGCTGATTTATAAGGGCTCACCATACGGAGCGCGTCCGACAATGGAGTCTGTGAAATCCATCACACGGCGCGATGTTGTGGAATTTTATAAAAACAGCGTACGCCCCTCTTCTGTGATTATGGGTGTGACCGGGGATTTTGACGAAAAGGATCTGATGTCCACCCTTGAGAAGCTGTTTGGGGACTGGCAGGGAGAGCCCGCAAATCTTCGCGCCACGCCTAAGGCCGCGGATGACCACGAAAGAAGATTGTACCTCGCGGCCAAGAAGCTTCCGCAGGCGGTGATAAGGGCGGGCCATCTTGGCCTTAAGAGGACAGATCCGGATTATCAGGCGGTGCGGGTGATGGATGAAATACTGGGCGGGTCCGGATTCGCCTCCCGTCTTATGCAGAAAGTGCGGACGGACAAAGGTCTGGCCTATTCCGTCTGGTCTTATAATATGGGCGGAAGATGGGAAAATGGCTCATTTACGATGGGCGCCGAGACCAAGACGCAAAGCGCCGGAGAAGTGCTTTCCATCTTCATGGACGAGGTTTCGAAAATGAGGACCGGAAAGGTGGACCCAATGGAGCTTAAAGCGGCGAAAGACTCGCTGATAAACTCCTTCGTTTTCATTTTCGACACGCCGGGGCGCATCCTTGAGCAGCGCATGATAATAGACTATTACGGCATGCCGGCCGATTACCTGGAGACGTTCCGGGAAAAAGTGATGAAAGTGACCGCGGACGACGTGCTGGAAGCGGCGAAAAACCATCTAAGACCTGATGAATTAAAGATAGTGGTGGTTGGGGACCCGGCCGGGCTGGAAAAGCAGCTGGCTGGTTTTGGAAAGGTGGAGAGGATATCCTTGCGCGAATATCCTTCACGCGATTGA
- a CDS encoding insulinase family protein: MDKPPNDGPRCRSRRFSAIWPALILFFAAAGASSTALAFDLKERVKEFTLPNGLKVIVLERSGSPIFAAHITFKVGSVEERTGYSGAAHMLEHMLFKGTTNVGTRDWPSEKPLLEKVNEAGEELDNAVRDGAGEAKIKELREKLKSAEAEHKQYIVSESYSKIYSAEGGVGHNAGTSKDTTNYIIRLPANKLELWARLESDRMKNPVLREYYSERDVVMEELRRSYLNDPQGKLYEKFLDTAYSSHPYGRPIIGREKEIATLPISEVERFLKAWYAPNNAVITIVGDVKFHEVRDVIVTYFASIPRVKLPDRISTVEPAQEKGRRVDVEFDASGEVMMGFHKPVFPHPDDAAFTVIDGLLSAGRTGRFDKNIVRGKKAALSVGTFQAPGDRYPNLFIISGEPRPPKSTADVEKAVWEELELLKKTPVAAKELEKVKNNIEADFIRGLVSHYGMARLLAHYEVVTGDWRNILKELEMIKGVTTTDVQRVAKKYFVRGNLTVGTLVKKK; encoded by the coding sequence ATGGACAAACCGCCGAACGACGGCCCGCGTTGCAGGAGCCGCCGGTTCTCCGCCATCTGGCCGGCTCTCATCCTGTTTTTCGCCGCGGCGGGCGCCTCATCCACCGCCCTTGCCTTCGATTTGAAGGAGCGCGTAAAAGAATTCACCCTTCCCAACGGCCTTAAGGTCATCGTCCTTGAAAGGAGCGGCTCGCCCATTTTCGCCGCCCACATCACCTTCAAGGTAGGCTCCGTGGAGGAGCGGACGGGCTATTCCGGGGCGGCCCACATGCTAGAACACATGCTTTTCAAGGGGACCACGAACGTGGGCACCCGCGACTGGCCCAGTGAAAAGCCGCTGCTTGAAAAGGTGAACGAGGCGGGCGAGGAGCTGGACAATGCCGTCCGCGACGGGGCCGGCGAGGCGAAGATAAAGGAACTGCGCGAAAAGCTCAAGAGCGCCGAGGCGGAGCACAAGCAATACATCGTGTCCGAAAGCTACTCGAAGATATACTCCGCCGAAGGGGGCGTGGGCCACAACGCCGGGACCAGCAAGGACACCACAAATTACATCATCCGCCTTCCCGCCAACAAACTGGAGCTTTGGGCCAGGCTGGAGTCCGACAGGATGAAAAACCCCGTCCTGCGCGAATATTATTCCGAGCGGGACGTGGTGATGGAGGAGCTGCGCCGCAGTTATCTGAACGATCCCCAGGGCAAGCTGTACGAAAAGTTCCTGGACACGGCCTATTCCTCCCACCCTTACGGAAGGCCGATAATCGGCCGGGAAAAGGAAATCGCCACTTTGCCCATTTCGGAAGTTGAAAGATTTTTAAAGGCCTGGTACGCCCCCAACAACGCCGTCATAACCATTGTGGGAGACGTGAAATTCCACGAGGTCCGCGATGTGATAGTCACATATTTCGCCTCCATACCGAGGGTCAAATTGCCAGACCGGATTTCCACGGTGGAACCGGCGCAGGAAAAAGGGCGCAGGGTGGACGTGGAGTTTGACGCCAGCGGCGAGGTGATGATGGGCTTTCACAAGCCTGTGTTCCCCCATCCGGACGACGCCGCGTTCACCGTGATAGACGGTCTTCTTTCCGCCGGGAGAACCGGCAGATTTGACAAGAACATCGTGCGCGGCAAAAAGGCGGCCCTTTCGGTGGGGACATTCCAGGCCCCGGGTGACAGGTACCCTAACCTTTTTATCATAAGCGGGGAGCCGCGCCCGCCGAAGAGCACGGCCGATGTGGAAAAGGCCGTCTGGGAAGAGCTTGAACTGCTCAAAAAAACGCCTGTGGCGGCAAAAGAGCTTGAGAAAGTGAAGAACAACATCGAGGCCGATTTCATCCGCGGCCTGGTGTCGCACTACGGAATGGCCAGGTTGCTGGCGCATTACGAGGTGGTCACCGGCGATTGGCGCAATATTCTAAAAGAGCTGGAGATGATAAAGGGGGTCACCACCACGGACGTGCAGCGGGTGGCCAAAAAATATTTTGTCCGGGGCAACCTGACGGTGGGCACTCTGGTGAAAAAGAAATGA
- a CDS encoding FHA domain-containing protein translates to MGKESFRDIFGDPKFREARLASRKIYGLLSEASEKRKLYEELERDYSARLEQMAASWEKRETQISLTPAQAGELIEELKGSLNEACERVKHLRREVRLNRLRFKSKEYGAGYFTEKRDELRRALEVELADVSWLKEGMAMLRKAGSWRVDDTAIEVMDGAPTDPAHKRMPLDMEPEAGSYKGGTERKKEMGGAVKEAESAGGAGQPGKGVEKTPDETGEHRKAPDFNPDQTMAISEAMVGSAPGRLLEPALMVRKKDGVERITLGRKDISVGNIRNPENDVSLYDTQVSRHHGKIVYDNVTRSWFYLDVGSTNGSELNGKPLAPNDPALIKNNDIIKVGDTEIMVYLP, encoded by the coding sequence GTGGGAAAAGAGAGTTTCCGCGATATATTTGGTGACCCGAAGTTCCGGGAGGCAAGGCTGGCCTCGCGCAAGATCTATGGCCTGCTTTCGGAGGCGTCCGAAAAACGTAAACTATATGAAGAGCTTGAGAGGGACTATTCCGCCAGGCTTGAGCAAATGGCGGCAAGCTGGGAGAAGCGTGAGACGCAAATCTCGCTTACACCCGCGCAGGCCGGGGAATTGATCGAGGAGCTGAAAGGCTCTTTGAACGAAGCTTGCGAGCGGGTGAAACATCTGCGGCGGGAGGTGCGTCTAAACCGGCTGCGGTTTAAGTCCAAGGAGTATGGAGCCGGGTATTTCACGGAAAAGCGCGACGAATTGAGGCGCGCGCTTGAAGTGGAACTGGCGGACGTTTCCTGGCTCAAGGAAGGGATGGCCATGCTTCGCAAGGCCGGGTCCTGGCGGGTTGACGACACGGCAATAGAGGTGATGGATGGCGCCCCGACGGATCCTGCCCATAAGAGGATGCCTTTGGACATGGAGCCGGAAGCGGGATCATACAAAGGTGGAACAGAACGCAAGAAGGAAATGGGGGGAGCCGTGAAAGAGGCTGAATCCGCCGGCGGCGCAGGCCAGCCGGGCAAGGGAGTGGAAAAGACTCCGGACGAGACCGGCGAGCACCGCAAGGCGCCGGATTTCAATCCTGACCAGACCATGGCCATATCCGAAGCGATGGTAGGCTCCGCCCCCGGGCGCCTTCTGGAACCGGCGCTGATGGTTCGCAAAAAGGATGGTGTAGAGCGTATAACGCTTGGGCGAAAGGACATCAGCGTCGGCAACATCAGGAATCCGGAAAACGATGTGAGCCTGTATGACACGCAGGTCTCCCGTCACCATGGAAAGATAGTTTACGACAACGTGACCCGCTCCTGGTTCTACCTGGACGTGGGAAGCACGAACGGATCGGAGCTAAACGGCAAGCCCCTCGCCCCTAACGATCCTGCGCTGATAAAAAACAACGACATAATCAAGGTGGGGGACACGGAGATAATGGTCTATCTGCCGTAA
- a CDS encoding FHA domain-containing protein yields MMDQDDSLCFYVEGEKGAEKIFPLLRDGMTIGREPGCDILLPDPSVSKKHALITIENGRTMISDGTDGKKSSNGVYVNETRISAPVTLQEGDVVKMGVFRFDIRYTTAINHEVTLEEVRDNATLTQFLERCPIRKTREDDIIARLEKMLMPDHQTVKAFDEALDRAMDRNELQRVAFISRSKQGLIKLLEEKEAALAAAAEPDPDTTITDTSMDFAHIAKSHGHGASKGRGLLRATLFAALAAALALAGWILTGE; encoded by the coding sequence ATGATGGACCAAGACGATTCCCTCTGCTTCTATGTGGAGGGGGAGAAGGGGGCCGAGAAGATTTTCCCCCTTTTACGGGACGGCATGACCATCGGCCGCGAGCCCGGATGCGACATTCTGCTTCCCGATCCATCCGTCTCGAAAAAACACGCCCTGATAACCATCGAAAACGGCAGGACGATGATTTCCGACGGGACGGACGGCAAGAAAAGCAGCAACGGCGTTTACGTCAACGAAACGCGCATAAGCGCCCCTGTGACCCTGCAGGAGGGGGACGTGGTGAAAATGGGGGTGTTCAGGTTCGACATACGGTACACAACGGCCATAAACCACGAAGTGACGCTCGAGGAAGTAAGGGACAACGCCACCTTGACGCAATTCCTGGAGCGATGCCCCATCCGTAAGACCAGGGAGGATGATATTATCGCCCGGCTTGAAAAAATGCTTATGCCAGACCACCAGACCGTAAAAGCTTTCGATGAGGCGCTCGACCGCGCCATGGACAGGAACGAACTGCAGCGCGTGGCGTTTATATCCCGCTCCAAACAGGGGCTCATAAAATTGCTGGAAGAGAAGGAGGCCGCGCTGGCCGCCGCGGCGGAGCCTGATCCGGACACCACCATCACAGACACAAGCATGGACTTCGCCCACATCGCCAAAAGCCATGGCCATGGCGCAAGCAAGGGACGGGGATTGTTGCGGGCGACGCTTTTTGCCGCGCTTGCGGCCGCTTTGGCGTTGGCTGGCTGGATATTAACAGGGGAATAG
- a CDS encoding ATP-dependent DNA helicase: MDTKLTTDSIAGAGAIMRRYFGPGGALSQALSAYEARPGQERMAESVYAVLTGGGALLAEAGTGTGKTLAYLIPAVLSGQKVAVSTGVLNLQEQIIGKDIPVLEKIFPGRFKAACMKGRGNYLCKRRFKNFSQQPLFNDNAEGRLFARIQSWAAITQIGDRAEMADMPDSYAAWGEMNSKTELCLGTACPTFDSCFITKMRRDAAEADIVIVNHHLFFADLNVRDSSFGEVIPRCDAVIFDEAHLVEETACAYFGQSISNHRISDAARDTERELRTEKLADADTAKTIENLLRRSHLFFDSIGEAFEGRRRLKKRDADRVGKRAEELLNTLELMRDFLMSLKNATDPVKSCAARFGDIAAALREITTMERDDYVYWVETRGRGVFLQSSPIDVSGHLKDKLYPKAGATVFTSATLTTGGNFDFIKARLGLSEVEEIVVPSPFDYKKQSVFYLAEDMPDPMSDRFQAKAAERIEALLKLTKGRAFVLFTSYRNMDTVWSLMEGKLPYSTFKQGDAPRSVILDKFKTDTHSVLFATTSFWQGVDVPGEALSAVIIDKLPFAAPDDPVVEARIEMISKKGGSPFMEYQLPAAALLLKQGLGRLIRGVSDKGLLAVLDRRLSTKSYGKVFFNSLPEFNVRKTMEELEKDLERLWNE, from the coding sequence ATGGACACAAAATTGACGACCGATTCCATCGCCGGCGCCGGCGCAATTATGAGGCGCTATTTCGGCCCAGGCGGCGCCTTGTCCCAGGCGTTGTCCGCTTATGAGGCCCGGCCCGGGCAGGAGCGCATGGCCGAATCGGTTTACGCCGTCCTCACCGGGGGCGGGGCTTTGCTGGCGGAGGCGGGCACCGGCACCGGCAAGACCCTAGCCTATCTCATCCCCGCAGTCCTTAGCGGCCAAAAGGTGGCCGTTTCCACCGGCGTGCTAAACCTGCAGGAGCAGATAATCGGCAAGGACATCCCTGTCCTTGAAAAAATATTTCCGGGCAGGTTCAAGGCCGCCTGCATGAAAGGGCGCGGCAACTACCTTTGCAAACGCCGTTTCAAAAACTTCTCCCAGCAGCCTCTCTTCAACGATAACGCCGAAGGAAGGCTTTTCGCCCGGATACAGTCATGGGCCGCCATCACGCAGATTGGCGACCGGGCGGAAATGGCGGACATGCCGGACAGCTATGCGGCCTGGGGGGAGATGAACAGCAAGACGGAGCTGTGCCTTGGCACGGCATGCCCTACTTTCGACTCCTGCTTTATCACGAAAATGCGCCGGGACGCCGCCGAGGCGGACATAGTGATCGTCAACCACCACCTTTTTTTCGCCGACCTGAACGTGCGGGACAGCTCATTTGGCGAAGTGATCCCAAGGTGCGACGCGGTGATTTTCGACGAGGCGCACCTTGTGGAGGAGACCGCCTGCGCCTATTTCGGCCAGTCCATTTCAAACCACAGGATATCCGACGCCGCCCGGGACACCGAAAGGGAACTGCGTACGGAGAAGCTGGCCGACGCGGACACCGCCAAGACCATCGAAAACCTGTTGCGAAGGTCGCACTTGTTCTTCGACTCCATTGGGGAGGCCTTTGAAGGGAGGCGCAGGCTGAAAAAGCGGGACGCGGACCGGGTGGGAAAACGGGCCGAAGAGCTTTTAAATACGCTGGAACTTATGCGGGATTTCCTAATGTCGCTGAAAAACGCCACCGACCCGGTGAAATCGTGCGCGGCGAGGTTCGGCGATATAGCGGCGGCGTTGCGCGAAATAACCACCATGGAGCGGGACGATTACGTGTATTGGGTGGAAACAAGGGGCCGGGGGGTGTTCCTTCAATCGTCCCCCATAGACGTCTCCGGCCATCTGAAGGACAAGCTGTATCCAAAAGCCGGCGCCACAGTGTTCACATCGGCCACGCTCACCACGGGGGGCAACTTCGATTTTATAAAGGCCAGGCTCGGACTTTCGGAGGTGGAGGAGATAGTGGTCCCTTCCCCGTTCGATTACAAGAAACAGTCGGTGTTTTACCTCGCCGAGGATATGCCCGACCCCATGAGCGACAGGTTCCAGGCAAAAGCGGCGGAGCGGATCGAAGCGCTTCTCAAGCTGACCAAAGGGCGGGCGTTCGTGTTGTTCACAAGCTACCGGAACATGGACACGGTCTGGAGCCTGATGGAGGGGAAGTTGCCCTATTCCACGTTCAAACAGGGGGACGCGCCCCGGTCTGTGATTCTGGACAAGTTCAAGACAGATACCCATTCTGTGCTTTTCGCCACCACGTCGTTCTGGCAGGGGGTGGACGTGCCGGGAGAAGCGTTGTCGGCGGTGATAATAGACAAGCTCCCATTCGCCGCCCCGGACGACCCGGTGGTGGAGGCGAGGATAGAGATGATCTCCAAAAAAGGGGGATCGCCGTTCATGGAATACCAACTCCCGGCGGCGGCGCTTTTGCTGAAGCAGGGATTGGGCAGATTGATCCGCGGCGTTTCCGACAAGGGGCTATTGGCGGTGCTGGACAGGCGATTGTCCACAAAAAGCTACGGCAAGGTGTTTTTCAATAGCCTGCCGGAGTTTAACGTGCGAAAGACGATGGAGGAACTGGAGAAGGATTTGGAGAGATTGTGGAATGAGTAG
- a CDS encoding ammonium transporter, giving the protein MDQTALKVSSDVLFLMLGAVMVFAMHGGFAFLELGTVRKKNQVNALVKIISDFGFSAVVYFIIGFPLAYGMTFLTPAEQIAGTTNGYDLVKFFFLLTFAAAIPAIISGGIAERAKFWPQVAAAAIFVGLVYPLFEGMVWGRLSLLGQKDSIIATALGAPFHDYAGSVVVHALGGWIGLMAVLRLGARHGRWQDGRSHPIPVSNIPMLALGSWMLCVGWFGFNVMSAQEITAISGLVAVNSLMAMAGGIITSLIVSKRDPGFVHNGALAGLVAVCSGSDQFHPLGALIVGGVAGVIFMKAFVWEQERMKIDDVLGVWPLHGLCGTWGGIACGIFGQKALGGIGGVSFMAQLIGTLAGVGLAVASGFVVYLAVDKLVGFRLSRDEEAMGSDLAIHNIDAYPEESIR; this is encoded by the coding sequence ATGGATCAAACAGCGCTCAAAGTCAGTTCCGACGTTCTTTTTCTTATGCTGGGGGCCGTGATGGTCTTCGCCATGCACGGTGGATTCGCTTTTCTTGAGTTGGGGACGGTGAGGAAAAAGAACCAGGTCAACGCGCTGGTGAAAATCATTTCCGATTTCGGTTTCTCCGCCGTGGTCTATTTTATCATCGGATTCCCTCTCGCGTACGGGATGACGTTCCTCACCCCGGCCGAGCAGATAGCCGGAACGACCAACGGCTACGACCTTGTGAAATTCTTCTTCCTGCTCACATTCGCCGCCGCGATCCCGGCCATAATCTCCGGCGGCATAGCCGAACGGGCGAAATTCTGGCCGCAGGTGGCCGCCGCCGCTATTTTCGTGGGGCTTGTATATCCCTTGTTCGAGGGGATGGTGTGGGGCCGCTTATCCTTGCTGGGCCAGAAAGACTCCATCATCGCCACAGCGCTGGGGGCTCCGTTTCATGATTACGCCGGGTCGGTGGTGGTGCATGCGCTTGGTGGGTGGATCGGGCTGATGGCTGTGTTGCGGCTTGGCGCGCGGCATGGCCGGTGGCAGGATGGCAGGTCCCATCCGATCCCGGTGAGCAACATTCCGATGCTGGCGCTGGGTAGCTGGATGCTGTGCGTGGGGTGGTTCGGATTCAACGTGATGAGCGCGCAGGAGATAACGGCGATCAGCGGCCTTGTGGCGGTCAACTCGCTGATGGCGATGGCGGGGGGGATAATAACCTCGCTGATAGTGTCCAAACGGGATCCCGGCTTCGTCCACAACGGCGCTCTGGCCGGGCTTGTGGCGGTATGCTCCGGGTCAGACCAGTTCCACCCTCTCGGCGCGTTGATCGTTGGGGGCGTGGCAGGCGTCATTTTCATGAAGGCGTTCGTGTGGGAACAGGAGCGGATGAAGATAGACGACGTGCTGGGCGTATGGCCCTTGCACGGGCTTTGCGGCACGTGGGGCGGGATAGCCTGCGGAATATTCGGCCAAAAGGCGCTGGGGGGAATCGGCGGCGTTTCATTCATGGCGCAGTTGATCGGGACGCTTGCTGGGGTCGGCCTGGCGGTGGCGTCCGGGTTCGTTGTGTACCTTGCGGTGGACAAGCTTGTGGGCTTCAGACTCTCGCGGGACGAAGAGGCCATGGGGTCCGACCTGGCGATTCACAACATTGACGCATACCCGGAAGAGAGCATCAGGTAA
- the aroF gene encoding 3-deoxy-7-phosphoheptulonate synthase, translating into MIIVMQENATEQDVADVMERVRNFGYTPRIIEGSLRKVVAALGDARDKARLAALESLHHVESVVPILKPYKLCSREAKKENTVIDVKGVKIGGNKLVVMAGPCSVESKDQLMQTGKSVRTAGATILRGGAFKPRTSPWSFQGLGEDGLKILRDVSDETGMPVVTEIMSNKEVDLVHDYCDILQIGARNMQNFSLLKDVGKLRKPILLKRGLANTIEEWLMSAEYILSEGNNEVILCERGIRTFETATRNTLDLSAVPVVKEKTHLPIIVDPSHGVGHWQYVASMSKAAVACGADGLMIEVHWKPEEAFSDGPQSLKPNKFAALMQELNKVAESVGKSF; encoded by the coding sequence ATGATCATAGTTATGCAGGAAAACGCCACCGAGCAGGACGTGGCGGACGTGATGGAGCGTGTGCGCAATTTCGGCTATACGCCGAGGATCATCGAAGGATCGCTGCGCAAGGTGGTGGCGGCGCTGGGGGATGCGCGGGACAAGGCCAGGCTTGCCGCGCTGGAGTCTTTGCACCATGTGGAAAGCGTGGTGCCGATATTGAAACCGTACAAGCTTTGCTCCCGCGAGGCCAAGAAAGAGAACACCGTGATAGACGTCAAGGGCGTCAAAATAGGCGGGAACAAGCTTGTGGTGATGGCGGGGCCGTGCTCCGTGGAGAGCAAGGACCAGCTTATGCAGACCGGCAAGTCCGTGCGGACGGCTGGCGCCACGATCCTTCGCGGCGGAGCCTTCAAGCCGCGCACTTCCCCATGGAGTTTCCAGGGCCTTGGCGAGGACGGGCTCAAGATACTACGGGACGTATCAGACGAGACCGGAATGCCTGTGGTCACCGAGATCATGAGCAACAAGGAGGTGGACCTTGTGCACGATTACTGCGATATCCTGCAGATCGGCGCCAGGAACATGCAGAACTTTTCGCTGCTAAAAGATGTTGGCAAGCTCAGAAAGCCTATTTTGCTCAAACGCGGGCTGGCTAACACCATTGAAGAATGGCTCATGTCCGCCGAGTATATCCTTTCTGAAGGGAACAACGAGGTGATCCTTTGCGAGCGCGGCATCCGCACCTTCGAGACCGCCACCCGCAACACGTTGGACCTTTCCGCCGTGCCGGTGGTGAAGGAAAAAACGCACCTTCCCATCATTGTGGACCCGAGCCACGGCGTGGGGCATTGGCAATATGTGGCCTCCATGTCCAAGGCGGCCGTGGCATGCGGCGCGGACGGGCTGATGATTGAAGTCCACTGGAAACCGGAGGAGGCTTTCTCCGACGGTCCGCAATCACTAAAACCGAACAAGTTCGCGGCGCTGATGCAGGAGCTTAACAAGGTGGCGGAGTCTGTGGGCAAGTCTTTCTGA
- a CDS encoding dodecin domain-containing protein encodes MHKTFKVIRMAGTSPVGYEDAIKMAISDAHESLRGLNWFEVVEQRGRIDENGVVHEWQVVIDVAFKVEGKK; translated from the coding sequence ATGCATAAAACATTCAAGGTGATAAGGATGGCCGGAACTTCCCCGGTGGGCTACGAGGACGCCATAAAGATGGCCATTAGCGACGCCCATGAAAGCCTTCGTGGACTGAACTGGTTCGAGGTGGTCGAGCAGCGCGGCAGGATTGACGAAAACGGCGTCGTCCACGAATGGCAGGTGGTGATAGATGTGGCTTTCAAGGTGGAAGGGAAGAAATAA